The nucleotide sequence TGGAGCTCCCCGGCGTGAGCAAGGCCAAGGCCGCGGCGATCGTCGAGGCCGGCTTGAAGTCCATCCACGACATCCAGCGCATGAGCGTCGAGGACCTCGCCCAGATCGAGGCCATCGGCGAGCCCCTCGCGGAGGTCCTGAAGCAGGAGGTCGGCGAGTACCAACCCATCGTGGCCGAGCGCCGCGCCTCCGAGGAGCTCGAGTTCGTGGCAAGCGCGGAGGAGAAGCCCCGCGCCATGAGCGCCACCGAGAAGAAGGTGCGCGCCGCGCTCGAGCGGATCGGCGGCTACCTGCCCGAGTCGATCCTCCTCGAGATCGCCGGCAAGCTCGACGGCCACAAGATCGGCGACCCCAAGATCAAGCAGATCGTGGAGCTCGTGCACAAACAGTACTCCGCCAACGTCATCGACCCCACGGAGGCGGCGGGCATCCTCGCCGCCCAGTCGATCGGCGAGCCCGGAACGCAGATGACGATGCGCACGTTCCACTACGCCGGCGTGGCCGAGATCAACGTGACCCTCGGCTTGCCCCGCCTCATCGAGGTGGTGGACGCGCGGCGCATCCCCTCGACGCCCATGATGGAGGTCTACCTCGACGAGGAGACCCGCGGCGAGCCCGCGAAGGCGCAGGCGGTCGCAAGCGAGATGGAGTCCACGCACCTCATCGATCTTGCCGATCTCGACATCGACCTTGGCACGCTGCAGGTCGTCATCCGCTGCGACGAGCGCAAGCTCGCCCGCAAGAACGTCACCGTGGAAGACGTCGCCGATCGCCTCACGAAGGTGAAGCACACGACCGTCGAGCGCGGCGACGGCGGCGCCATCGTGCTCAAGCCTGCCGAGTCGTCGTACAAGCTCCTGCAGTCGATCGCGGCCGACGCGAAGAAGACGCAGATCAAGGGCATCGCGGACATCAAGCGCGTCGTCGTCCGCAAGGAGCAGAAGGAGGACTACGAGGGCTACGTGATCTACACCGAGGGGAGCAACCTCGCGAAGGTCATGCAGATCGCCGGCGTGGACACCTCCCGCACGACCACGAACAACTTCCGCGAGATCTACGAGGTGCTGGGCATCGAGGCCGCCCGCGTGGCCATCATGCGCGAGGCCCACAAGACGCTCTCCGAGCAGGGCCTCACGGTGGACATGCGCCACCTCATGCTCGTCGCCGACCTCATGACCGTCGACGGCAACATCCGCGCCATCGGACGCCACGGCATCAGCGGCGAGAAATCGTCCGTGCTCGCGCGCGCGGCCTTCGAGATCACCGTCGCGCACCTCCTGGAGGCCGGCCTCGTCGGCGAGGTCGATCCGCTGGAGGGCGTGGCCGAGAACATCATCGTGGGCCAGCCCGTTGCGCTTGGAACCGGCGCCGTGCAGCTTGTCATGAAGCCCAAGGCGTTCGAGGGCGCGCGCGTCGTGCGGCCCGAGGACGTGATGCCCAAGCTCGAGCCGCCGCCCCTGCCCGGGGCGGGCCCCGGCGCCGCGCCGCCGGCCCCGTCGCCGGAGGCGCCCCCGGCCGAGCCGACGACGGAGACGCCCAAGGAAACCACCGAGAAACCCAAGGAGGTCCGATAGATGGACGTGAACCGCGCCCTCCGCACCGCCGCCCAGACGGGCGACGTGCGCATGGGCATCAAGGAGACCGAGCAAGCCGTCGCCAGCGGGAAGGCCAAGCTCGTCGTGCTGGCCGCCAACATCCCCAAGGACGCCGCCGAGCGCATCAAGACCGCCGCGCGCACCAAGAACGTCGCCGTGTACGAGTTCGGAGGCCCCAACTCCGAGCTTGGCCCCGCCTGCGGCAAGCCGTATTCCGTCGCGAGCCTCTCGGTCGTCGAGGCCGGCGAGAGCGACGTGCTGGCCCTCGCGCGCGTTCCCAAGTGAAGTGAATCCCATCGTCGAAATCAAGCTCGACGGCGATTCGCTGCGGAACATCGCCGCGTTCGAGAACTTCACGCGCGCCCGCGTGCGCGACTGCTTCGAGGACGGCGACCGCCTCGTCTTTGTCGTCGAGGAAGGGGATCTCGGGAAGGCCCTTGGCAAAGGCGCGGCCAACGTGCTCAAGCTGCGCGAGCTCCTCAGGAAGGACCTGGAGGTCTACGGCTTCGCGGCCGACCGCGAGGCGTTCGTGCGCAACATCTTCCACCGGTTCGAGCTCACGAAGGTGGGCTTCGAGAAGCGCAAGGACGGAAGCGAGATCGTGCGCGTGGCCGTCGACCCCCGCGACAAGGGCAAGGCGATCGGCCGCGGCGGGCGCAACATCCAGCTTGCAAAGACCCTCCTCCAGCGGCACGCCGGCCTCTCCGACGTGTTCCTCGAATGAGGGCCGCTAGGCCATCGCCTCGAGCACGCCAAGGATCCGCGACGCCTCCGACTGCGCGATCGCGCGGTCGGTCGTCTTGAGAAGGACCTTCCCGTTCTCGAACA is from Candidatus Thermoplasmatota archaeon and encodes:
- the rpoA2 gene encoding DNA-directed RNA polymerase subunit A'' gives rise to the protein MAEKKAPKKEAKKEPAKPKKEAGKKDGKKPAAAEAEPEAPSPPKGKKGKAAAAAAPEVDATELKEILDLDVVDESVAANLHRAGVRTRKDLRKVSIPELLSIDGVDEEVAEDLKEAVYDPEETIEEFMELPGVSKAKAAAIVEAGLKSIHDIQRMSVEDLAQIEAIGEPLAEVLKQEVGEYQPIVAERRASEELEFVASAEEKPRAMSATEKKVRAALERIGGYLPESILLEIAGKLDGHKIGDPKIKQIVELVHKQYSANVIDPTEAAGILAAQSIGEPGTQMTMRTFHYAGVAEINVTLGLPRLIEVVDARRIPSTPMMEVYLDEETRGEPAKAQAVASEMESTHLIDLADLDIDLGTLQVVIRCDERKLARKNVTVEDVADRLTKVKHTTVERGDGGAIVLKPAESSYKLLQSIAADAKKTQIKGIADIKRVVVRKEQKEDYEGYVIYTEGSNLAKVMQIAGVDTSRTTTNNFREIYEVLGIEAARVAIMREAHKTLSEQGLTVDMRHLMLVADLMTVDGNIRAIGRHGISGEKSSVLARAAFEITVAHLLEAGLVGEVDPLEGVAENIIVGQPVALGTGAVQLVMKPKAFEGARVVRPEDVMPKLEPPPLPGAGPGAAPPAPSPEAPPAEPTTETPKETTEKPKEVR
- a CDS encoding NusA-like transcription termination signal-binding factor; this encodes MNPIVEIKLDGDSLRNIAAFENFTRARVRDCFEDGDRLVFVVEEGDLGKALGKGAANVLKLRELLRKDLEVYGFAADREAFVRNIFHRFELTKVGFEKRKDGSEIVRVAVDPRDKGKAIGRGGRNIQLAKTLLQRHAGLSDVFLE
- a CDS encoding 50S ribosomal protein L30e — its product is MDVNRALRTAAQTGDVRMGIKETEQAVASGKAKLVVLAANIPKDAAERIKTAARTKNVAVYEFGGPNSELGPACGKPYSVASLSVVEAGESDVLALARVPK